One Streptomyces sp. 840.1 genomic window, CCGCGCTGGAGGGCCTGGACGCCCAGTACCCCGAGAACTGGGACGACATGCTCGCCCTGTGCGAGAAGGCGAAGAAGAAGGGCATCGCCGGCTGGACCTACGCCGGTAAGTACCCCTACTACCTTCCGTTCTCGCTCTACCCGTTCATCGCCAAGATCGGCGGCCGCGAGGTTCTCGACAAGATCGACAACCTGGAGCCGAACGCCTGGAAGGACCCGGCCGTCAAGGCCGCGTTCGAGGCGTACTACGAGCTGCAGCAGAAGGGGTACATCCTCAAGGGCACCACGGGCCTGACCCACATCCAGTCGCAGACCGAGTGGACCAAGGGCAAGGCGCTCTTCCTCCCGAACGGTTCGTGGGTGGAGAACGAGGCCGCGCCGACCACGCCCAAGGACTTCAAGATGATGGTCGCGGCGCCGTCCGGCCTGGACTCGTCCGACAAGCTGCCCTTCGGCACCATCTGGGCCTCCGGCGGCGAGCCGTTCATCATCCCGGCCAAGGCGAAGAACCCCGAGGGCGGCATGGAGCAGCTGCGCATCATGCTCTCCGAGGAGTCCTCGAAGAACTTCACCAAGCAGGTCAAGTCGCTGAGCGCCTTCAACGGCGGCACCGACGGACTGACCCTGTCCACCGCCATGCAGTCCGGCGTCGACGCCCTGAAGAAGGCCGGCGACAACGTGGTGAACCCGCGTATGCAGGACTGGTACGTGAAGCTCCAGAAGGAGCAGATCGGCGCCGGTCTCGGCGAGATGATGGCCGGGCGTCTGACGCCCGCCGAAGCCATCAAGAAGATCCAGGGCTACGCGGACGCCGCTGCCAAGGACCAGTCCATCAAGCACTACAAGCACCAGTGAGTAACCGTCACCAGCGGCGGCACCCGCGGAAAGATCGGGGTCGGTAAACGATGCAGCACGGCAAGTACCGCTTCATTGTGGGGTTCTTGGTAGTCCCACTGGTGTTGTACGCGGTCTTCGTCATCTGGCCGTTCATCCAGGCCATCTACTATTCGTTCACGGACTGGACCGGTCTGAGTCCCGACTTCAAGATGGTCGGCTTCGACAACTACACCAGGATGCTCAAGGACGACATCTTCTGGAAGTCCTTGCAGCACAGCCTGGTGCTGGTGCTGGTGCTACCGCTGGTGACGCTGGGCCTCGCGCTCTTCTTCGCCTTCATGCTCAATGTCGGGGGCCGGCGGCGCAAGAACGCCGCGGTCTCCGGCGTGCGGGGTTCGGGTTTCTACAAGATCGCCTACTTCTTCCCGCAGGTGCTCTCGATCGTCATCGTCGCCCTGCTGTTCCAGTTCGCGTTCAACCCGCGCAGTGGAATGCTGAATTCGGCGCTCAAGGGAGTCGGTCTCGGTTCCATTCAGCCGGACTGGCTGGGCGATCCGAGTCTCGCGCTCATCTGCGTCATGTCGGTGCTGGTCTGGTCGACCGTCGGATTCTTCGTCGTTCTCTTCTCCGCCGGAATGGCGTCCATTCCCAAGGACTTCTACGAGGCGGCGCTCCTGGACGGGGCCAACCGCATCACGACGTTCTTCAGGATCACCCTGCCGCTGCTCTGGGACACCGTGCAGTCGGGCTGGGTCTACATGGGCATCCTGGCGCTCGGGGTCGAGGCCTTCACAGCGGTACAGGTCATGACGGTGGGCCCCGGCGGCCCCGACTACTCGAGCACCGTCCTGCCGCTGTACGTCTACCAGACGGCCTTCCGTGACGGTCAGGCCGGATACGCGACGACGATCGGTGTCGGACTGCTCATCATCACCATGGCGTTCGCCGCCATCGTGATGCGACTGGGCCGGCGCGAGCGGCTGGAGTTCTGATGCCGCGCTCCCCGGGGCGCGGTGCCCGGACTCCCAGCAGGCAAGACAGCCCGGCCGAGGCGGCCGGCTCGACAGTAGTACGAGGTGAGCGCACGTGAAGGCCACTGACATCCCTCCCGTGGACGCGGTGAAGGAACCGGCCCCCGCGGTGGCCAAGGCGCCCGCACCCGGCGGCAAGGAGAAGAGCAGCGAGGGCAAGGTCCTCAACGTCTTCTCGCACGGCGTGCTGGTCATCTGGGCGATCCTGGTGGTCATGCCGCTGCTCTGGGCGATCATGGCCTCGTTCAAGACGGACGACTCGATCCTGTCGACGCCGTGGGCGCTGCCGGACAAGCTTCACTTCGAGAACTGGTCGCGTGCCTGGGGCCAGGCGCACATGAGCGACTACTTCCTGAACACCATTCTGGTGGTCGGCGGTTCGCTCATCGGCACCCTGCTGCTCGGTTCGATGGCGGCGTACGTACTGGCGCGGTTCGACTTCCCGGGCAACCGCTTCATCTACTACCTGTTCATCGGAGGGATGAGTTTCCCGATCATCCTGGCGCTGGTCCCGCTGTTCTTCGTCATGAACAACATGGGCCTGCTGAACACGCGGCACGGACTGATCATGGTCTACATCGCGTACTCGCTGCCCTTCACCGTCTTCTTCCTCACCTCGTTCTTCCGCTCGTTGCCGAGCTCGGTGGCCGAGGCGGCGATGCTCGACGGGGCCTCGCACACCCGGACGTTCTTCCAGGTGATGCTGCCGATGGCGAAGCCCGGCCTGATCAGCGTCGGTATCTTCAACTTCCTCGGGCAGTGGAACCAGTACCTGCTGCCAACGGTCCTGAACACCGATCCGAAGTACCGGGTGCTCTCCCAGGGCCTGGTCGAACTGGCCAACGGGCAGGGCTACAAGGGCGACTGGTCAGGTCTCTTCGCCGGTCTGGTGATGGCGATGCTGCCGGTCCTCGCGGCCTACATCATCTTCCAGCGCCAGGTGGTGGCCGGCCTCACCGCAGGAGCGGTGAAGTAACTCCTCGAACGCTCGCACCGAACGACCGAACCGCCCCCCGGCATCCGCGCCGGGGGGCGGTTCGTCTGTTTACGGGGGAGTTCGCGGGGGTCGTCGTGCGAGGGTCCGGTGCTCATCCGAGGCTTCGACTGCTCAAGGTCTTGACGGGGAGTACCCCAAAACGCTCAGCTTAGAGTTCACATGTTGGAGAATATGGCAGGAGTGAGAGAGTCGATGGAGACTCCGGGGTCGCAGACATCTCTGCATCGCGCCAACCTTGAGCGGGTAGTGCGCGCCGTACGTATGGCGGGTTCGCTCACCCAGGCGGAGATCGCCAGGAGCACGGGCCTCTCCGCGGCCACCGTCTCCAATATCGTTCGCGAACTGAAAGAGGGCGGCACGGTCGAGGTGACCCCCACCTCGGCGGGCGGCCGCCGCGCGCGCAGCGTCTCGCTCAGTGGTGACGCGGGCATCGTCATCGGCGTCGATTTCGGGCACACGCACCTTCGGGTGGCGGTCGGCAACCTGGCCCACCAGGTGCTCGCCGAGGAGTCCGAGCCGCTGGACGTGGACGCCTCGTCCGCGGAGGGCTTCGGACGGGCGGAACAGCTGGTCAACCGGCTGATCGAGACGACCGGGATCAGCCCCGGCAAGGTGATCGGGGTCGGCCTCGGTGTACCCGGCCCGATCGACGTCGAGTCCGGCACGCTGGGCTCCACGTCGATCCTGCCGGGGTGGACGGGCATCAACCCCAGGGAAGAGCTGGCCGGCCGCCTCGGAGTGCCGGTCTACGTGGACAACGACGCCAACCTCGGGGCCCTGGGGGAGCTGGTCTGGGGGAGCGGCCGGGGGGTCACGGACCTCGCGTACATCAAGGTCGCGAGCGGTGTCGGCGCCGGTCTGGTGATCGACGGGCACATCTACCGGGGCCCCGGCGGCACGGCCGGCGAGATCGGCCACATCACCCTCGACGAATCGGGTCCGGTCTGCCGCTGCGGCAACCGCGGATGCCTGGAGACGTTCACGGCCGCGCGGTACGTGCTGCCGCTGCTCCAGCCCAGCCACGGCCCCGATCTCACCATGGAGCGGGTGGTCCAGCTGGCCCGTGAGGGCGATCCGGGATGCCGCCGGGTGATCGGTGACGTCGGGCGGCACATCGGCAGCGGGGTGGCGAACCTCTGCAATCTGCTCAACCCCAGCCGGGTGGTCCTCGGCGGCTCGCTCGCGGAGGCCGGCGAACTGGTCCTCGGGCCGATCCGCGACTCGGTCTCGCGCTACTCCATCCCCAGCGCCGCGCGGCAGCTCTCGGTGCTCCCGGGGGCGCTCGGCGGCCGGGCGGAAGTGCTCGGCGCGCTCGCCCTCGTCCTGAGTGAGATGGGTGATTCGACCCTTTTGGAGAGCACCCTCCCGACGGCGACCCCTGCCTTCACTTAGATAACGAATGGCACCGTTGTCATCTCGTTAAGGATTTACTCCTTGACGCTGGCCTCGGGGCCGAGTTGACTTCCAGCCACCTCGGCCGCAACGCTGCGGCCTCGTCAGGGAGGCACACCC contains:
- a CDS encoding carbohydrate ABC transporter permease gives rise to the protein MKATDIPPVDAVKEPAPAVAKAPAPGGKEKSSEGKVLNVFSHGVLVIWAILVVMPLLWAIMASFKTDDSILSTPWALPDKLHFENWSRAWGQAHMSDYFLNTILVVGGSLIGTLLLGSMAAYVLARFDFPGNRFIYYLFIGGMSFPIILALVPLFFVMNNMGLLNTRHGLIMVYIAYSLPFTVFFLTSFFRSLPSSVAEAAMLDGASHTRTFFQVMLPMAKPGLISVGIFNFLGQWNQYLLPTVLNTDPKYRVLSQGLVELANGQGYKGDWSGLFAGLVMAMLPVLAAYIIFQRQVVAGLTAGAVK
- a CDS encoding ROK family transcriptional regulator, which encodes METPGSQTSLHRANLERVVRAVRMAGSLTQAEIARSTGLSAATVSNIVRELKEGGTVEVTPTSAGGRRARSVSLSGDAGIVIGVDFGHTHLRVAVGNLAHQVLAEESEPLDVDASSAEGFGRAEQLVNRLIETTGISPGKVIGVGLGVPGPIDVESGTLGSTSILPGWTGINPREELAGRLGVPVYVDNDANLGALGELVWGSGRGVTDLAYIKVASGVGAGLVIDGHIYRGPGGTAGEIGHITLDESGPVCRCGNRGCLETFTAARYVLPLLQPSHGPDLTMERVVQLAREGDPGCRRVIGDVGRHIGSGVANLCNLLNPSRVVLGGSLAEAGELVLGPIRDSVSRYSIPSAARQLSVLPGALGGRAEVLGALALVLSEMGDSTLLESTLPTATPAFT
- the ngcE gene encoding N-acetylglucosamine/diacetylchitobiose ABC transporter substrate-binding protein, producing MASTSARKNEGLGRRDVIKRSAALGLITVPTMSFLSACASSDSSSDDTVKKGKTSAKNPLGVNDTAGLDVVIFNGGFGEQYAIDAEKKYNASFPKAKVKHSATQKIQSQLQPRFNGGTPPDLIDNSGAEQMDMGVLVGKKQLLDLTPLMDAPSFDDPAKKVRDTLRPGVLEMGQFDGDPVWIMYYAYTVYGVWYSQTALEGLDAQYPENWDDMLALCEKAKKKGIAGWTYAGKYPYYLPFSLYPFIAKIGGREVLDKIDNLEPNAWKDPAVKAAFEAYYELQQKGYILKGTTGLTHIQSQTEWTKGKALFLPNGSWVENEAAPTTPKDFKMMVAAPSGLDSSDKLPFGTIWASGGEPFIIPAKAKNPEGGMEQLRIMLSEESSKNFTKQVKSLSAFNGGTDGLTLSTAMQSGVDALKKAGDNVVNPRMQDWYVKLQKEQIGAGLGEMMAGRLTPAEAIKKIQGYADAAAKDQSIKHYKHQ
- a CDS encoding carbohydrate ABC transporter permease, with the translated sequence MQHGKYRFIVGFLVVPLVLYAVFVIWPFIQAIYYSFTDWTGLSPDFKMVGFDNYTRMLKDDIFWKSLQHSLVLVLVLPLVTLGLALFFAFMLNVGGRRRKNAAVSGVRGSGFYKIAYFFPQVLSIVIVALLFQFAFNPRSGMLNSALKGVGLGSIQPDWLGDPSLALICVMSVLVWSTVGFFVVLFSAGMASIPKDFYEAALLDGANRITTFFRITLPLLWDTVQSGWVYMGILALGVEAFTAVQVMTVGPGGPDYSSTVLPLYVYQTAFRDGQAGYATTIGVGLLIITMAFAAIVMRLGRRERLEF